A genomic stretch from Corynebacterium sp. 21KM1197 includes:
- a CDS encoding potassium-transporting ATPase subunit C, translating to MTSLTPSRALHTARTSGVALALFTLILGVAYPLCLAGFGAVALPHQAAGSPLYDPAGNPRGSALLAQPPRPGDDSWFYPRPSAGAGQASNASPADPAYRQQVEERRREVAARESLAPEAVPPEALAASGSGLDPHVSREYAEAQVPRVSRHTGIPEARLGDLIAHNIARNHQRGGLVNVTTLNAAVAQEAQDIGTR from the coding sequence ATGACGTCCCTTACTCCCTCCCGCGCGCTGCACACCGCCCGCACCAGCGGCGTGGCCCTGGCGCTATTCACCCTGATCCTGGGGGTGGCCTATCCCCTGTGCCTGGCCGGGTTCGGGGCCGTGGCGCTGCCGCACCAGGCGGCGGGTTCCCCGCTCTATGACCCCGCCGGGAACCCGCGTGGTTCCGCGCTGCTCGCGCAGCCTCCCCGGCCAGGAGACGATTCCTGGTTTTATCCCCGCCCCAGCGCGGGCGCGGGGCAGGCCTCCAATGCCTCGCCCGCCGACCCCGCCTATCGGCAGCAGGTGGAGGAGCGCCGCCGGGAGGTGGCCGCGCGGGAATCCCTGGCCCCCGAGGCGGTGCCGCCCGAGGCCCTGGCCGCCAGCGGCTCCGGGCTCGACCCCCACGTCTCGCGGGAATATGCTGAGGCCCAGGTGCCCCGGGTTTCCCGGCACACGGGTATCCCCGAGGCACGGCTGGGGGACCTCATTGCCCACAATATTGCCCGCAACCACCAGCGCGGTGGCCTGGTGAACGTGACCACGCTCAACGCCGCCGTGGCGCAAGAAGCCCAGGATATTGGTACTCGCTGA
- a CDS encoding ATP-binding protein, producing MVNAAERSPRGKLKIYLGFAPGVGKTCAMLHEAHELAAQGHRVLVGVVEDHGRPRTAALVEGLEVLPRAARGTSISNQYGELDVEAVLRERPEAVLIDELAHTVVGGADAPEAKRWQDVHRLLDAGINVLSTLNIQHVESLNDVVFAITGVRQRETLPDRVLREADQIELVDLSPDTLRVRLAQGLIYREEAAQRALNNYFRLGNLTALRELALLWLADKVEEGMAQYCAEQGIQASWPTRERVVVGVSGAPGSEALVRRGARIAGRVADRELVVVHVTVADAPTPCDPTDLRRLQRLTEDLGGAWRVISGDDVADTLLGFAHTQGASQLVIGLGPRRLRPWWLSSRGVQLSRQIINQAGQVDVHIVASPEGHQESYRGGAAGASASATGYLGARRRALGWALAVGAPPLVTLALLRLNPGPDYLGAVLLGYLTIVVFAALAGGLRPALLAVVSGSLLVNWFLTTPERTLTITEPESLISIVFFLIVAVCVAWIVDVAARRTHQAQQRQNQAIILGDLARGALHEGDDLPSLLRHIQQTFSLDRVDIQRRSPGSHQWVTLESTAERGLGDTWDPGRDGHVELGPFVRLMLAGRDITPEQTAMIEAHGARITALMDRQEIDAARTAAAALATSNRVGSALLAAVSHDLRTPLASIKAAVSGLLLGDVPLPAQARTALIESIEESADRLETVVGNLLDMSRLNSGSITVHRRPLKPAEVIAAVLQEQPEYRAEVSVEIPRDLPVVLGDHGLLQRCLANLLRNAFTHGATPVLVQARARGDSVEIQVIDHGPGIPAEQRESLFTPFLNRNDTGAGLGLGLAVVQGFIEAMHGAIRVADTPGGGTTMTLSLPQEEVR from the coding sequence GTGGTGAACGCGGCAGAGCGCTCTCCCCGGGGAAAGCTCAAGATTTATTTGGGATTTGCCCCCGGCGTGGGCAAGACCTGCGCCATGCTTCACGAGGCCCACGAGCTGGCCGCCCAGGGCCACCGCGTGCTGGTGGGCGTGGTGGAGGATCACGGTCGCCCGCGCACCGCCGCACTGGTGGAGGGCCTGGAGGTGCTGCCGCGCGCCGCGCGGGGGACGTCGATAAGCAACCAGTACGGGGAACTGGACGTGGAGGCGGTGCTGCGGGAGCGCCCCGAGGCCGTCCTGATAGACGAGCTGGCGCACACCGTGGTGGGCGGCGCGGATGCCCCGGAGGCCAAGCGCTGGCAGGACGTGCACCGGCTGCTCGACGCCGGGATCAACGTGCTGAGCACGCTGAATATTCAGCACGTGGAATCCCTCAACGACGTGGTCTTTGCCATCACCGGGGTGCGCCAGCGCGAGACGCTGCCCGACCGGGTGCTGCGCGAGGCCGATCAGATCGAGCTGGTGGATCTCTCCCCCGATACCCTCCGCGTGCGCCTGGCCCAAGGATTGATCTACCGGGAGGAGGCCGCCCAGCGCGCCCTGAATAATTACTTCCGTCTGGGGAACCTCACCGCGCTGCGGGAACTGGCCCTGCTGTGGCTGGCGGACAAGGTGGAGGAGGGCATGGCCCAGTACTGCGCGGAGCAGGGCATACAGGCCTCCTGGCCCACCCGCGAGCGCGTGGTGGTGGGGGTATCCGGCGCGCCAGGCTCCGAGGCGCTGGTGCGGCGCGGGGCGCGCATCGCCGGACGGGTGGCCGACCGAGAACTGGTGGTGGTGCACGTGACCGTGGCGGACGCCCCCACCCCCTGCGACCCTACGGACCTGCGCCGCTTGCAGCGCCTCACCGAGGATCTGGGCGGGGCCTGGCGGGTAATCTCCGGCGATGACGTGGCCGATACCCTCCTGGGCTTCGCCCATACCCAGGGGGCCTCGCAGTTGGTCATCGGCTTAGGGCCCCGCCGCCTTCGCCCATGGTGGCTCTCCTCGCGGGGCGTGCAACTCAGCCGCCAGATCATCAACCAGGCCGGGCAGGTGGACGTGCACATCGTGGCCTCCCCGGAGGGGCACCAGGAGAGTTACCGAGGGGGTGCCGCGGGGGCGTCGGCAAGCGCCACCGGCTACCTGGGGGCGAGGCGGCGCGCGCTGGGCTGGGCGCTAGCGGTGGGCGCTCCCCCGCTGGTCACGCTCGCGCTGCTGCGGCTTAATCCCGGGCCGGACTACCTGGGCGCGGTGCTGCTGGGATACCTCACCATCGTGGTGTTCGCCGCGCTAGCCGGGGGCCTGCGCCCGGCGCTGCTGGCGGTGGTTTCCGGTTCCCTGCTGGTCAATTGGTTCCTCACCACCCCGGAGCGCACGCTCACCATCACGGAGCCGGAATCGCTCATCAGCATCGTGTTCTTCCTCATCGTGGCGGTGTGCGTGGCCTGGATCGTGGACGTGGCGGCGCGCCGCACACACCAGGCGCAGCAGCGCCAAAACCAGGCGATCATCCTGGGTGATCTGGCGCGCGGTGCCCTCCACGAGGGCGATGACCTCCCCTCCCTGCTGCGGCACATTCAACAGACGTTCTCCCTGGATAGGGTGGATATTCAGCGCCGCTCCCCCGGTAGCCACCAGTGGGTGACCCTGGAATCCACCGCCGAACGGGGCCTGGGCGATACCTGGGATCCCGGCCGCGACGGGCACGTGGAACTCGGCCCCTTCGTGCGCCTCATGCTCGCGGGACGAGACATCACCCCGGAACAAACCGCCATGATCGAGGCCCACGGCGCGCGCATTACCGCCCTGATGGATAGGCAGGAGATCGACGCCGCCCGCACCGCCGCCGCGGCCCTGGCTACCAGCAACCGCGTGGGCTCCGCCCTGCTCGCCGCCGTCTCCCATGACCTGCGCACGCCCCTAGCCAGCATTAAGGCCGCCGTCTCCGGGCTCCTGCTTGGCGACGTCCCCCTCCCCGCCCAGGCGCGCACCGCGCTGATCGAAAGCATCGAGGAATCCGCCGACCGGCTAGAAACCGTGGTGGGCAACCTCCTGGATATGAGCCGCCTTAACTCCGGGAGCATCACCGTGCACCGTCGCCCGCTCAAGCCCGCCGAGGTGATCGCGGCGGTGCTCCAGGAGCAGCCCGAGTACCGCGCGGAGGTCAGCGTGGAGATACCCCGCGACCTCCCCGTGGTGCTCGGAGATCACGGGCTGCTGCAACGCTGCCTGGCCAACCTCCTGCGCAACGCCTTTACCCACGGGGCCACACCCGTGCTGGTGCAGGCCCGCGCGCGGGGCGATTCCGTGGAGATTCAGGTGATCGATCACGGCCCCGGTATCCCTGCCGAGCAGCGCGAATCCCTGTTCACGCCCTTCCTCAACCGCAACGATACCGGCGCGGGCCTTGGGCTCGGCCTGGCCGTGGTACAGGGCTTCATCGAGGCCATGCACGGCGCGATCCGCGTGGCCGATACCCCCGGCGGCGGCACCACCATGACGCTGAGCCTGCCCCAGGAGGAGGTGCGCTGA
- a CDS encoding response regulator — protein sequence MGSRILVVEDDAALARVVLIHLRARDYDVAVATTAAEALRAAREWQPHALLLDLGLPDASGLTVLRSLRAWSEVPVLIISARHDHEGKINALDEGADDYVTKPFSMGELLARLRAALRRCPAPEAVPVVSTDDGRLSIALARAQVLREGQPVHLTPHEWGVVAYLAGHAGQLVRKADLLKAVWGENYERETNYLRVYLSQVRQKLEADPAHPRHFLTEAGMGYRFVG from the coding sequence ATGGGTTCTCGCATTTTAGTGGTGGAGGACGATGCCGCCCTGGCCCGCGTGGTGCTCATCCACCTGCGCGCCCGCGACTATGACGTCGCCGTGGCCACCACCGCCGCCGAGGCCCTGCGTGCGGCCCGCGAATGGCAACCCCACGCCCTGCTGCTCGACCTGGGGCTTCCCGACGCCAGCGGGCTCACCGTCCTGCGCTCCCTGCGCGCATGGAGCGAGGTACCCGTGCTCATCATCTCCGCCCGCCACGATCACGAGGGCAAGATCAACGCCCTGGACGAGGGCGCGGACGACTACGTGACCAAGCCCTTCTCCATGGGCGAACTCCTCGCCCGGTTGCGCGCCGCCCTGCGGCGCTGCCCCGCCCCCGAGGCCGTTCCGGTGGTGAGTACCGACGATGGGCGGCTGAGCATCGCCCTCGCCCGGGCCCAGGTGCTGCGCGAGGGCCAACCGGTGCACCTCACCCCGCACGAATGGGGCGTGGTGGCCTACCTCGCCGGACACGCCGGGCAACTGGTGCGCAAGGCCGACCTGCTCAAAGCAGTGTGGGGCGAGAACTACGAGCGGGAGACGAATTATCTGCGGGTGTACCTCTCCCAGGTGCGCCAGAAACTCGAAGCCGACCCCGCCCACCCCCGGCACTTCCTTACCGAGGCGGGAATGGGGTATCGGTTTGTGGGGTGA
- a CDS encoding type II toxin-antitoxin system RelE family toxin, whose protein sequence is MMRRYKVVLARQVHKDLKRLHRSDPKLYSQILGAIESLGINPRPDGVKKLTGREEYRMRVRTWRVLYSIHDNVVTVRITRVAPRGAVYDV, encoded by the coding sequence ATGATGCGGCGTTACAAGGTGGTCCTTGCCCGCCAGGTGCACAAGGATCTCAAGAGGCTGCATAGAAGTGACCCCAAGTTGTACAGCCAAATCCTGGGAGCGATTGAGTCTTTGGGTATTAATCCCAGGCCAGATGGGGTGAAAAAACTAACCGGGAGGGAAGAGTATCGGATGAGGGTGCGCACGTGGCGGGTGCTCTACTCCATACATGACAACGTGGTCACGGTGAGGATCACGCGGGTGGCCCCGCGAGGGGCCGTCTATGACGTTTAA
- a CDS encoding type II toxin-antitoxin system Phd/YefM family antitoxin yields MSTAITPTEHMSLPLAELRASIGEIVNRVRLTGQRVEITRNGTPAAIIVPLEDIKTLERLEEQADLIALEHARLTNNDEGNITLEEHLAEVEAGRQDD; encoded by the coding sequence ATGAGCACTGCCATAACCCCCACCGAACACATGAGCCTCCCCCTCGCAGAACTTCGCGCCAGCATCGGGGAGATCGTCAATCGCGTCCGCCTCACCGGCCAACGCGTAGAAATCACCCGAAATGGCACCCCTGCCGCCATCATAGTCCCGCTTGAGGACATCAAGACCCTAGAGCGGCTAGAAGAACAAGCAGATCTCATTGCCCTAGAACACGCCCGCCTCACCAACAACGACGAGGGGAACATCACCCTGGAAGAACATCTGGCCGAGGTGGAAGCGGGTAGGCAAGACGATTAA
- the thrE gene encoding threonine/serine exporter ThrE, whose translation MPTIRERFSAWRNQSPHAATIDTAKAAPPPSPLAPVDLTDYNQVAGVMDLAARIGDILLSSGTSNSDTKAQMHAVTSAYGLWWCHVDITMNNITVSTQIGTTRKSPVTVFRVVRTLTTDFSRLSAVDRLIRSIQAGATPPEIAERILDDIEAQPTAYGPMTSIFGWGLMGGAVSVLLGGTALVAAISFVASISIMAMSLFLSKHHLPVFFQNVIGGIIATIPAALSYAAAAEYGVELRPSQIVASGIIVMLAGLTLVQSLQDGITGAPVTASAHFFETLLYTGAIVAGVAIGLQLSSYVGIALPPMESVAAPNPAPASVRVLAGTVASVGFAIACYAEWSAVILSGITAMTGSIFYYFIFSPLGMSTVMAGSMAAVVIGFAGGLLARRFQVPPLIIAIAGITPLLPGLAVYRGMYAALNEQMLVGFTNIATALAISCGLAAGVVLGEWIARRVRRPQRFNPYRGFRVAGRATLQSGQTREQARRRGYRRRQGGVDKQEPDA comes from the coding sequence GTGCCCACCATCCGCGAACGGTTCAGCGCCTGGCGCAATCAGTCTCCCCACGCGGCCACCATTGATACCGCCAAGGCCGCTCCCCCGCCGTCCCCCCTGGCCCCGGTTGATCTGACGGACTATAACCAGGTGGCCGGGGTCATGGATTTGGCGGCCCGGATCGGGGACATTCTGCTGTCCTCCGGGACGTCGAATAGCGATACCAAGGCGCAGATGCACGCGGTGACCTCGGCCTATGGCCTGTGGTGGTGTCATGTGGACATCACCATGAATAACATCACGGTCTCCACGCAGATCGGCACCACGCGGAAGTCCCCGGTGACGGTGTTCCGCGTGGTGCGCACTCTCACCACCGATTTTTCACGGCTTTCTGCGGTAGACCGTCTGATCCGCTCGATCCAGGCGGGGGCCACTCCACCGGAGATCGCGGAGCGGATTCTCGATGATATTGAGGCCCAGCCCACCGCCTATGGCCCCATGACCTCCATTTTCGGCTGGGGTCTCATGGGCGGCGCGGTGTCGGTGCTGCTGGGCGGTACGGCCCTGGTGGCGGCCATTTCCTTTGTCGCCTCCATTTCCATCATGGCGATGAGCCTTTTCCTCTCCAAACACCATCTCCCGGTGTTTTTCCAAAACGTCATTGGTGGAATTATCGCCACCATTCCGGCGGCTCTTTCCTATGCTGCAGCGGCGGAGTACGGGGTGGAGTTGCGCCCGAGCCAGATCGTGGCCTCGGGAATCATCGTGATGCTGGCCGGTCTGACGCTGGTGCAATCCCTCCAGGATGGCATTACGGGCGCGCCGGTGACGGCCAGCGCGCACTTTTTTGAAACTCTCCTTTATACCGGCGCCATTGTGGCGGGCGTGGCCATTGGCCTGCAATTATCCTCCTATGTGGGCATTGCCCTACCGCCAATGGAATCGGTGGCGGCACCCAATCCCGCGCCCGCCAGCGTGCGGGTATTGGCGGGAACCGTGGCCTCGGTGGGCTTTGCCATCGCGTGTTATGCGGAATGGTCGGCGGTAATACTTTCCGGTATTACCGCCATGACGGGCTCCATTTTCTATTACTTCATTTTCTCTCCGCTGGGCATGTCCACGGTGATGGCCGGCTCGATGGCCGCCGTGGTGATCGGCTTTGCCGGTGGCCTTTTGGCGCGTCGTTTCCAGGTGCCCCCGCTGATTATCGCCATTGCCGGTATTACCCCGTTGCTGCCCGGTCTGGCGGTGTATCGCGGCATGTATGCGGCGCTCAATGAGCAGATGTTGGTGGGCTTTACCAATATCGCCACGGCCCTGGCCATCTCCTGCGGCCTGGCCGCCGGCGTGGTCCTCGGCGAATGGATCGCGCGGCGGGTGCGTCGCCCGCAGCGCTTCAACCCGTATCGGGGTTTCCGCGTCGCCGGGCGCGCCACCTTGCAGTCCGGGCAAACCCGCGAGCAGGCGCGGCGGCGAGGCTATCGACGCCGCCAGGGTGGCGTCGATAAGCAAGAACCCGACGCATAG
- a CDS encoding trehalose-6-phosphate synthase, producing MGESNNNFVVVANRLPVDMQRAEDGSPRWVPSPGGLVSALSPVLESHEGCWVGWPGVIEESPEPFHTESGVLLYPVTLSAEDYRDFYEGFSNATLWPLYHDLIVTPEFHREWWAAYREVNLKFAQAVAHVAAEGATVWVQDYQLQLVPGILRQMRPDLTIGFFLHIPFPSPDLFRQLPWREEVMRGLLGADIIGFHLEDNARNFLTLAAQVSGSAGTHTGLPDTLRTSGEVSTRAITAHVTAPDGRPVGVGAFPISIDVASVPRPEPEEVAALRRDLGDPDLILLGVDRLDYTKGILQRLRAYEELLAGGALPPKTVFLQIATPSRERIEHYRRTRSRVEEAVGRINGQYGTPGHPVVEYLHRSVPKSTLATYYAAADIMLVTPFKDGMNLVAKEYAAAHPDGSGALVLSEFAGAAEEFPEAYLCNPFDLEAIKRSIHQAATDLRTAPDDARARMTAMHRQVQEHDVNLWAQSFLDSLAKAHTASADSALPSEAR from the coding sequence ATGGGTGAAAGCAACAATAACTTCGTGGTGGTGGCCAACCGGCTACCGGTGGATATGCAACGCGCCGAGGACGGCTCCCCCCGCTGGGTACCCAGCCCCGGCGGCCTGGTTTCCGCGCTCTCCCCCGTCCTGGAAAGCCACGAGGGCTGCTGGGTGGGTTGGCCTGGGGTTATTGAGGAATCCCCCGAGCCTTTCCACACCGAATCGGGCGTGCTGCTCTACCCCGTGACACTCTCCGCAGAGGATTACCGCGATTTCTACGAGGGCTTCTCCAACGCCACCCTGTGGCCGCTGTACCACGATCTCATCGTGACCCCGGAGTTCCACCGCGAGTGGTGGGCCGCCTACCGGGAGGTAAACCTCAAGTTCGCCCAGGCCGTGGCGCACGTGGCCGCCGAGGGGGCCACCGTGTGGGTGCAGGATTACCAACTGCAATTAGTGCCCGGGATTCTGCGCCAAATGCGCCCCGACCTCACCATCGGATTCTTCCTCCACATTCCGTTCCCCAGCCCCGACCTTTTCCGCCAGCTCCCCTGGCGCGAGGAGGTCATGCGCGGGCTGCTCGGCGCGGACATCATCGGCTTCCACCTGGAGGACAACGCGCGCAACTTCCTCACCCTCGCCGCGCAGGTCTCCGGCTCCGCGGGCACCCACACCGGGCTGCCCGATACCCTGCGCACCAGCGGCGAGGTATCCACCCGCGCGATCACCGCGCACGTCACGGCTCCCGACGGCCGCCCCGTCGGCGTAGGGGCCTTCCCCATCTCCATCGACGTCGCCTCCGTCCCCCGCCCCGAGCCCGAGGAGGTCGCCGCGCTGCGCCGCGACCTGGGCGACCCCGATCTCATCCTGCTCGGCGTGGATCGCCTGGACTACACCAAGGGAATCTTGCAGCGCCTCCGCGCCTACGAGGAACTGCTCGCCGGGGGCGCACTGCCACCCAAGACCGTGTTCCTCCAGATCGCCACGCCCTCCCGCGAGCGCATCGAGCACTATCGCCGCACCCGCTCCCGCGTGGAGGAGGCCGTGGGCCGGATCAACGGCCAATACGGCACGCCGGGGCACCCGGTGGTGGAATACCTGCACCGCTCCGTGCCCAAGTCCACCCTGGCCACGTATTACGCGGCGGCGGACATCATGCTGGTCACCCCGTTCAAGGACGGCATGAACCTGGTGGCCAAGGAGTACGCGGCGGCGCACCCGGACGGCAGCGGAGCCCTGGTGCTCAGCGAGTTCGCCGGGGCCGCCGAGGAGTTCCCCGAGGCCTACCTATGCAACCCCTTTGACCTGGAGGCCATCAAGCGCAGCATTCACCAGGCCGCCACGGACCTACGCACCGCGCCCGACGACGCCCGCGCCCGCATGACCGCCATGCACCGGCAGGTGCAGGAGCACGACGTGAACCTCTGGGCGCAGTCCTTCCTGGATAGCCTGGCTAAGGCTCATACGGCCTCCGCTGATTCTGCCCTCCCCTCGGAGGCACGATGA
- a CDS encoding HipA domain-containing protein, with translation MSVDLDLYLAGVHAGMIRHRSDGAAMVPELTYTRRWLASKGSFSLSLSMPLQERPHNAKKTRRYLEALLPENTVTLEDWQKRYRGMDITDPTSVLAVVGEDVAGAARFVPAGKRPHGFRSSIALTDEEVGAFLADLRAHRGAMPNTAYAPRISLAGQQPKLGLYRDVDGWRMPYGDMPSTHILKPAPENLTDIDINEAAMMNAAAAVGIRTSASAVENIGGQRVFVTRRYDRVRDQRGRIVRIHQEDFAQALGYRAQAKYQKEKGPALRNIIPFLREHVVDPEGDVDQFNRLLAFNVAIGNADAHAKNHSILITPLGNRLAPAYDLLSVAAYPAYSQELALSVGKQYHGQQVQERDWRYYAEKSGQDAERVLAIVAEVWSRTPDAVADSLARHGASTEMKNKIMDTVRTVEERLPG, from the coding sequence ATGAGCGTTGACCTTGACCTCTATCTTGCTGGTGTACACGCGGGAATGATTAGGCATCGTTCCGATGGAGCCGCGATGGTGCCGGAACTTACTTATACCCGTCGGTGGTTGGCAAGCAAGGGCTCTTTTTCTTTGTCCCTATCCATGCCGCTGCAAGAGCGTCCGCATAATGCTAAGAAAACTAGGCGATACTTGGAGGCGTTGCTTCCGGAGAACACCGTGACTCTGGAGGACTGGCAGAAGCGCTATCGGGGAATGGATATTACCGATCCCACCTCCGTTTTGGCGGTGGTGGGGGAGGATGTGGCGGGTGCGGCGAGGTTTGTGCCGGCGGGGAAGAGACCGCACGGATTCCGCAGTAGTATCGCGCTCACCGATGAGGAAGTGGGAGCCTTCTTGGCGGATCTGCGCGCACACCGGGGTGCTATGCCTAATACGGCATACGCGCCGAGGATCTCTCTTGCCGGGCAACAGCCGAAGTTGGGTCTGTATCGGGACGTCGATGGTTGGCGAATGCCGTATGGAGATATGCCCTCCACGCATATCCTAAAGCCTGCGCCTGAAAATCTTACCGACATTGACATCAATGAGGCCGCGATGATGAATGCGGCGGCTGCGGTGGGGATTAGAACTAGCGCCTCGGCGGTGGAGAATATTGGTGGGCAACGAGTATTTGTGACCAGAAGATATGACAGGGTGCGTGACCAGCGCGGCCGTATCGTGAGAATCCACCAAGAGGACTTTGCTCAGGCTTTAGGGTACCGAGCGCAAGCAAAGTATCAAAAGGAAAAAGGGCCTGCATTGCGGAACATTATTCCGTTTCTGCGGGAGCATGTGGTTGATCCTGAAGGGGACGTGGATCAGTTCAATCGACTGCTGGCTTTTAACGTCGCCATTGGCAATGCCGATGCTCACGCGAAGAATCACTCCATTCTCATCACTCCCCTGGGGAACCGGCTGGCACCGGCATATGATCTTTTATCCGTTGCTGCTTATCCAGCGTATAGCCAGGAACTGGCGTTGAGCGTGGGCAAGCAATATCACGGGCAGCAGGTTCAGGAGCGGGATTGGCGGTATTACGCGGAGAAGTCCGGCCAGGATGCAGAAAGGGTATTGGCGATAGTGGCGGAGGTATGGAGCCGTACACCCGATGCGGTGGCGGATTCCTTGGCTCGACACGGTGCTTCAACGGAGATGAAGAATAAGATCATGGATACCGTGCGGACGGTAGAGGAGCGCCTACCTGGATAG
- a CDS encoding helix-turn-helix transcriptional regulator: MENIITLYTRGKAAGVRALQGVIEPYLPVYVRQRLGREVAQARKEHGLTQVALAEKTGMSQRTLSRLENGHPGVAEEKFFAIARAIGPLKSIFSEEFSPPDLSQAHLWTDDI; the protein is encoded by the coding sequence TTGGAGAACATTATTACCCTCTACACCCGAGGAAAGGCGGCAGGCGTGCGAGCGTTGCAGGGCGTGATCGAGCCATACCTGCCGGTGTACGTGCGCCAGCGTTTAGGGCGGGAGGTGGCCCAGGCTCGAAAGGAACATGGCCTCACACAGGTGGCCCTGGCGGAGAAAACCGGCATGAGCCAGCGCACCCTATCCCGCCTGGAAAACGGGCACCCGGGGGTAGCGGAGGAAAAGTTCTTTGCCATTGCGAGGGCGATTGGGCCGCTAAAAAGTATTTTCTCTGAGGAGTTTTCTCCGCCGGATCTTTCTCAGGCGCATTTGTGGACGGATGATATATGA
- the otsB gene encoding trehalose-phosphatase, with translation MSLSSTVSPVAQAPRLLVVSDFDGTLAGISEDPMNVPVEATSIAALSALAGMPDTRVFILSGRNLAQLDVVCPTKPPILRVGSHGAEPEGHEATLTPKQRAALDALAAELESLCEGVEGAFVEYKPYQRVFHYIRVRDEALMRRLLDEVAALDPRGTHVTWGKRVVEFSVSTATKGTWLSEDIARWQPQATVFLGDDTTDEHGFEVLGENDLSVKVGPGDTVANTRVSTIAEVGELLHALAHTRAERIDVATLTPEQRYHLAAAEMAAVLAQVGPEHEEPARAALAPLLGDTNAPTADWAAWSTDPAHADATPEIMERAHSLAAKVGARTYFPAL, from the coding sequence ATGTCTTTGAGCAGCACCGTCTCCCCCGTCGCCCAGGCACCGCGCCTCCTGGTGGTCAGCGATTTCGATGGCACCCTCGCCGGTATCAGCGAGGACCCCATGAACGTCCCCGTGGAGGCCACCTCCATCGCGGCGCTCTCCGCCCTCGCCGGTATGCCGGATACTCGGGTATTCATTCTCAGCGGCCGCAACCTTGCCCAATTGGACGTGGTGTGCCCCACCAAGCCCCCGATTCTGCGGGTGGGTTCGCACGGCGCCGAGCCCGAGGGCCACGAGGCCACGCTCACCCCCAAGCAGCGCGCGGCTCTCGACGCCCTCGCTGCCGAGCTAGAATCCCTGTGCGAGGGGGTGGAGGGAGCGTTCGTGGAGTATAAGCCCTACCAGCGGGTATTCCATTACATTCGGGTGCGCGACGAGGCCCTTATGCGGCGCTTGCTCGACGAGGTGGCCGCCCTCGATCCCCGCGGCACGCACGTGACCTGGGGCAAGCGCGTGGTGGAGTTTTCCGTCTCCACCGCCACCAAGGGCACCTGGCTCAGCGAGGACATCGCCCGCTGGCAGCCACAGGCCACGGTATTCCTGGGCGATGACACCACCGACGAGCACGGCTTTGAAGTTCTCGGGGAGAATGACCTTTCCGTCAAGGTCGGCCCAGGAGACACGGTGGCCAACACCCGCGTGAGCACCATCGCGGAGGTGGGCGAACTCCTACACGCCCTGGCGCACACCCGCGCCGAGCGTATCGACGTCGCCACGCTCACCCCCGAGCAGCGCTACCACCTCGCCGCTGCGGAAATGGCGGCGGTGCTCGCCCAGGTGGGCCCGGAGCACGAGGAGCCGGCCCGAGCCGCCCTCGCGCCGCTGCTAGGAGATACCAACGCCCCCACCGCCGATTGGGCCGCATGGAGCACAGACCCGGCTCACGCGGACGCAACCCCGGAGATCATGGAGCGCGCGCACTCCCTCGCCGCCAAGGTCGGGGCACGCACCTACTTCCCCGCGCTATAA